In Canis lupus dingo isolate Sandy chromosome 1, ASM325472v2, whole genome shotgun sequence, a single genomic region encodes these proteins:
- the KLK7 gene encoding kallikrein-7 isoform X2, whose translation MMSEYNVHMGSDQLSDKRAQKIRATRSFRHPGYSTQTHVNDLMLVKLSKQARLSSRVKKVNLPSRCEPPGTTCTVSGWGTTTSPDVTFPSKLMCTDVKLISSQDCKKVYKDLLGKSMLCAGIPNSKTNACNGDSGGPLMCKGALQGLVSWGTFPCGQPNDPGVYTQVCKYTNWIKETMRKHR comes from the exons ATGATGAG TGAATACAACGTGCACATGGGCAGCGATCAGCTGAGTGATAAGAGAGCCCAGAAGATTCGGGCCACGAGGTCATTCCGCCACCCTGGCTATTCCACTCAGACCCACGTTAATGACCTCATGCTTGTGAAGCTAAGTAAACAAGCCAGGTTATCATCGAGAGTGAAGAAAGTCAACCTGCCCTCCCGCTGTGAACCCCCTGGGACCACATGCACCGTTTCTGGCTGGGGTACCACCACCAGCCCCGATG TGACCTTTCCATCAAAGCTCATGTGCACAGATGTCAAGCTCATCTCCTCCCAGGACTGCAAGAAGGTTTACAAGGACCTTCTGGGAAAATCCATGTTGTGTGCTGGCATCCCCAACTCCAAGACCAACGCCTGCAAT GGTGACTCAGGGGGACCACTGATGTGCAAAGGTGCCCTGCAAGGCCTGGTGTCCTGGGGAACTTTCCCTTGTGGCCAACCCAATGACCCAGGTGTCTATACCCAAGTCTGCAAGTACACCAACTGGATAAAAGAGACCATGAGAAAGCATCGCTAA
- the KLK5 gene encoding kallikrein-5, whose product MATAGHPWMWMVSALITALILGVTEPVLANDVTSCDNPSDTGPSESTRDIGAGDQEDTRADEGSSSRIVNGTDCEKNAQPWQGALLLGPNKLYCGAVLVNPQWLLTAAHCRKPFFRIRLGHHSLSPVYEAGQQLFKGIKSIPHPGYSHPGHSNDLMLIKLNRKIRETQRVKPINISSKCPSAGTSCMVSGWGTTNSPNVQFPKVLQCLNITVLSDDRCRKAYPRQIDSTMFCAGDEAGRDSCQGDSGGPVVCNGSLQGLVSWGDFPCAQPNRPGVYTNLCQFTKWIKDTIQSNS is encoded by the exons ATGGCTACAGCAGGACACCCCTGGATGTGGATGGTCAGTGCCCTGATTACAGCCCTGATTCTGGGGGTGACAG AGCCTGTTCTTGCAAATGATGTTACCTCCTGCGACAACCCCTCTGACACTGGCCCCTCTGAAAGCACCCGGGACATTGGAGCTGGGGACCAGGAGGACACCAGGGCAGACGAGGGGAGCAGCAGTCGCATCGTGAATGGAACCGACTGCGAGAAAAATGCCCAGCCGTGGCAGGGTGCGCTGTTGCTGGGGCCCAACAAGCTCTACTGTGGGGCCGTGCTGGTGAATCCTCAGTGGCTGCTCACAGCGGCCCACTGCCGGAAACC ATTTTTCAGAATCCGTCTCGGCCACCATTCCCTGTCACCTGTTTATGAAGCTGGGCAACAGTTGTTCAAAGGGATCAAATCCATCCCCCATCCTGGCTATTCCCATCCTGGCCACTCTAATGACCTCATGCTCATCAAACTGAACAGAAAGATCCGTGAGACTCAGAGAGTTAAGCCCATCAACATCTCCTCAAAGTGTCCATCTGCTGGGACCAGCTGCATGGTATCTGGTTGGGGAACAACCAACAGCCCCAACG TACAATTCCCCAAGGTCCTCCAGTGCTTGAACATCACTGTGCTAAGTGACGACCGGTGCAGAAAGGCCTATCCCAGACAGATAGATTCCACTATGTTCTGTGCTGGCGACGAGGCGGGCAGAGATTCCTGCCAG GGTGATTCAGGTGGCCCTGTGGTCTGCAATGGCTCCCTACAGGGCCTCGTGTCCTGGGGAGACTTTCCCTGTGCCCAGCCCAACAGACCCGGCGTCTACACCAACCTGTGCCAATTCACTAAGTGGATCAAGGACACCATCCAGTCGAACTCATGA
- the KLK7 gene encoding kallikrein-7 isoform X1 — protein MAGSLLLPLQILLLSLVLGSAGQEAQGDKSGEKIIEGVPCTRGSHPWQVALLKGTQLHCGGVLLNEQWVLTAAHCMMSEYNVHMGSDQLSDKRAQKIRATRSFRHPGYSTQTHVNDLMLVKLSKQARLSSRVKKVNLPSRCEPPGTTCTVSGWGTTTSPDVTFPSKLMCTDVKLISSQDCKKVYKDLLGKSMLCAGIPNSKTNACNGDSGGPLMCKGALQGLVSWGTFPCGQPNDPGVYTQVCKYTNWIKETMRKHR, from the exons ATGGCAGGATCCCTTCTCTTGCCCCTACAGATCCTACTACTGTCCTTAGTCCTGGGATCTGCTGGACAAGAAG CCCAAGGTGACAAGAGTGGAGAGAAGATTATTGAAGGAGTCCCATGTACAAGAGGCTCCCACCCCTGGCAGGTGGCCCTGCTCAAGGGCACTCAACTCCACTGTGGAGGTGTGCTGCTCAATGAGCAGTGGGTGCTCACTGCCGCCCACTGCATGATGAG TGAATACAACGTGCACATGGGCAGCGATCAGCTGAGTGATAAGAGAGCCCAGAAGATTCGGGCCACGAGGTCATTCCGCCACCCTGGCTATTCCACTCAGACCCACGTTAATGACCTCATGCTTGTGAAGCTAAGTAAACAAGCCAGGTTATCATCGAGAGTGAAGAAAGTCAACCTGCCCTCCCGCTGTGAACCCCCTGGGACCACATGCACCGTTTCTGGCTGGGGTACCACCACCAGCCCCGATG TGACCTTTCCATCAAAGCTCATGTGCACAGATGTCAAGCTCATCTCCTCCCAGGACTGCAAGAAGGTTTACAAGGACCTTCTGGGAAAATCCATGTTGTGTGCTGGCATCCCCAACTCCAAGACCAACGCCTGCAAT GGTGACTCAGGGGGACCACTGATGTGCAAAGGTGCCCTGCAAGGCCTGGTGTCCTGGGGAACTTTCCCTTGTGGCCAACCCAATGACCCAGGTGTCTATACCCAAGTCTGCAAGTACACCAACTGGATAAAAGAGACCATGAGAAAGCATCGCTAA
- the KLK6 gene encoding kallikrein-6, producing MLSHWLLSTVGTRRSSAPTEGLTGSLPVTRAVPASTQEPLVQESSGPPGSQLPAGMGMKTLIVAVILMAAAWAEEQNKVLHGGPCEQTSHPYQAALYTSGHLLCGGVLIHPLWVLTAAHCKKPNLQVYLGKHNLQQRESFQEQSSVVRAVAHPGYNAATHDQDIMLLRLARPAKFSERIQPLSLEQDCSANHSSCHILGWGKTADGDFPNTIQCAYIHLVPREECERAYPSQITQNMVCAGDEKYGKDSCQGDSGGPLVCGDRLRGLVSWGNVPCGSKEKPGVYTDVCRYGHWIRKTIQAN from the exons ATGCTTTCTCACTGGCTGCTGTCTACAGTGGGGACACGGAGGTCGTCAGCGCCCACAGAGGGACTTACGGGCAG TCTGCCTGTGACACGTGCTGTGCCTGCCTCAACCCAAGAACCCCTCGTCCAGGAGTCCTCTGGGCCCCCAGGCAGCCAGCTCCCAGCAG GAATGGGCATGAAGACGCTAATTGTGGCAGTGATCCTGATGGCTGCAG CCTGGGCGGAGGAGCAGAATAAGGTGCTGCATGGTGGACCCTGTGAGCAGACGTCTCACCCCTACCAAGCTGCCCTCTACACGTCAGGCCACTTGCTCTGTGGAGGGGTCCTCATTCACCCGCTGTGGGTTCTCACTGCTGCCCATTGCAAAAAACC GAATCTTCAAGTCTACCTGGGGAAGCACAACCTTCAGCAAAGGGAGAGTTTCCAGGAGCAGAGCTCTGTTGTCCGGGCTGTGGCCCACCCTGGCTACAATGCTGCCACTCACGACCAGGACATCATGCTGTTGCGCCTGGCTCGACCTGCCAAATTCTCTGAACGCATCCAGCCTCTCTCCCTGGAGCAAGACTGCTCAGCCAACCACTCAAGCTGCCACATCCTAGGATGGGGCAAGACAGCAGATG GTGATTTCCCTAACACCATCCAGTGTGCATACATCCACCTGGTGCCCCGTGAGGAGTGTGAGCGTGCCTACCCTAGCCAGATCACCCAGAACATGGTGTGTGCGGGAGATGAGAAGTACGGGAAGGACTCCTGCCAG GGGGATTCTGGGGGCCCACTCGTGTGTGGAGACCGTCTCCGAGGCCTTGTGTCATGGGGTAATGTTCCCTGTGGATCCAAGGAGAAGCCAGGAGTCTACACTGATGTCTGCAGATATGGCCACTGGATCAGAAAAACCATTCAGGCCAACTAA